CCGAGAAAGATCGGCCACGTCAGCACGGCAACCAGAAAGAACGGCAGCCCCTCGCGCCACGAATTGCGTACCAGCTGCTCGAGCCCCCCGGAGACAGCGCTCCCGAGTAGCACGAACCCGACCATGAGCTGAAGCGGGAGGGTTCCGATCACATAGAGCAGCGCCGATCGCCGCAGCACCACGAGCTGCATGGAGCCCGCATCGCCCTCCGCGTCTTCCAGCTTGGCCACGACACCGCTCACTCGCTCGGCGATCGTAGGCGGCGACGAGGGGACCGGCGGCAAATCGCGGCCATCGAGTCGCGCGGGATGGCGCGGGGCGTCGCTGGCGAGTTGCGCGGGTTCGTTGTCGTCGAGCGGGCGATTCGGGGTGTTCATTGATCCAGTTCGTCGCGGATGCTGATGAGGATCCCGAGCCAAATGGCACTGACACACACGTTGCCCCAGCTGCCATCGGTGAAGGCGGTGAATGCCTTCTGCATGATGACACCGACCTGGGCGAAGAGGAGCGCCAAGAGGCCGGCGCGTCGCCGCTGCGTGATGGCGCGGTAGATCGGGATCGCGAGGGCGAGCTCGACAAGGGCCGCCACAGTCGTCACGAGATTGGCCGCTGGTTCGAAGGTGAGTGCCCGTCCATCGAACGTCACGCGCTCGCCGGCCACGAGTGCTCCGATGACGACCAGGAACATCGGAACGGCAAGGACCGCCACCACGAGGGCCAGCAAGCGCACCAGTTTGTAGCGGAACGACGGCGTCCGCTCACGCGAGATCACTGAATCCACACCCCACTCTGCCCTGTCAGCAACGCGCGCACGACAAACGCCGTCGCGCTTGTGGTTACACTGAGAATCTGCACCTCGCGCACACTGCTCCCCATCACGATGCCGGGGGCCAGCGTGCCATTGAGCACGGTGAGCAGTTCCGCGCGTGTCGAGTCCAGCTGGGCGCCGAGCGCGATCTTGCCGCCGTTCGTCGCCTTGCGAATGGCGCGCCCGACGAGCGGCGCCGCCAGGGTGCTCGTGACGCGCGAGAGGGCCCCGCGGCTCTGCAGCGTCCAATCGAGATCATCGAGGCGCAGCTCACGCGCCGCCGCGTCCCAGCGCATGCGCGACGTGAGCGACAGGCGCCCCTTGATCGCCCCGCTCACCGCCAGATCCACGAACACACTGTCCTGCACGCCGCGCACGAACACCGAATCCACCCGGACACTCGACTTGCCGGTCTCGGCTTGCATGAGCACCGCGGCCTGCCGCGCCAACTCATCGAACGGCAGCTCGGCCGTCACGGGGACAGTGAACTCCGCCGGCGCCGTGCCCAGTGCCAGACCAGGGAGCGGACGCGCGCGCACCGCCGGCTTGGCGCCGGCAATGATGCGCGGGCGCGCATAGAGTACGAGCGTCGTGGTGAGCGCCGGACCGTTGCTGGCAAACGGTGTGACGCGCACCGCCTCGGGCTCGATCAGCAGCCACATGGCGTTGGTCGAATCGAGCGGCGTGGGCTCGAGAAAGCTCTTCCACAACGAGTCGGCCAACGTGCGGAACTCAGCAACCTGCGGGATCGCGCTGTCGGCCTGCGCCGCAAAGGTGGCGAGCTGCTTGTCCACGATGGACTGCAGTGTCCCGGTCGCGTTCACCCCCAACGCGGTGACCTTGCACGGGTCAACCAGCGTGGCCGCAAGCCGGGTGTCGCGCGAGCCGATGCGCCAATCCTTGCGCCAGTAGAGCGCCGTACTCATGGCGAGATCAGTGCGACGCATCTCCTCCGGCGCGTAGCCGCAACTGGCTACGCGCGCGCCACCGATCACGCCCAGCTGCGCGCGATACCCGAGGCGGGTAGTGATGCTCATCCGGTCGCCGTCGGCGCGGAGGGTGAGCGAATCGCGGCGGTACACGTACTGGTGGCACACCAGCCCGGCCGCACTGGCGCACCGCGCGGCGGTGAGGGAGTCG
The nucleotide sequence above comes from Gemmatimonadaceae bacterium. Encoded proteins:
- a CDS encoding DUF4403 family protein, with protein sequence MPAALPGGGGVAVIPVKVTYVLRALRPALDSLFPVRDSLTAARCASAAGLVCHQYVYRRDSLTLRADGDRMSITTRLGYRAQLGVIGGARVASCGYAPEEMRRTDLAMSTALYWRKDWRIGSRDTRLAATLVDPCKVTALGVNATGTLQSIVDKQLATFAAQADSAIPQVAEFRTLADSLWKSFLEPTPLDSTNAMWLLIEPEAVRVTPFASNGPALTTTLVLYARPRIIAGAKPAVRARPLPGLALGTAPAEFTVPVTAELPFDELARQAAVLMQAETGKSSVRVDSVFVRGVQDSVFVDLAVSGAIKGRLSLTSRMRWDAAARELRLDDLDWTLQSRGALSRVTSTLAAPLVGRAIRKATNGGKIALGAQLDSTRAELLTVLNGTLAPGIVMGSSVREVQILSVTTSATAFVVRALLTGQSGVWIQ